Proteins encoded by one window of Candidatus Sericytochromatia bacterium:
- the lpxA gene encoding acyl-ACP--UDP-N-acetylglucosamine O-acyltransferase: protein MIQVHETAVVHPSSDLAEGVSVGPYAVIEANCQIGRGTRIGAHVVVGAYTAIGRECVLHPGAVVGGISQDRKFSGGISYCVLGDRNVIREHVTINRATARGESTRIGNDNLLMAGVHVAHDCLIGHDCVLANGVTLAGHVTVEDHVVIGGMSGLHQFIRVGRMAMIGAMSRLAQDVPPFMLCEGNPPRIFGPNVVGLRRHQVPASARADLKRAFRALFREQRTVSQALAEIARLPAGPELVHLVDFIQSSQRGICGIARGDAGLEADD, encoded by the coding sequence ATGATTCAGGTCCACGAAACGGCGGTTGTCCACCCGTCGTCTGACCTCGCGGAGGGCGTCTCCGTTGGGCCCTACGCCGTGATCGAAGCGAACTGTCAGATCGGACGGGGCACCCGCATCGGGGCCCACGTCGTGGTGGGGGCCTACACCGCCATCGGACGAGAATGTGTCCTGCACCCGGGCGCGGTGGTCGGCGGGATTTCCCAGGATCGCAAGTTCAGCGGGGGCATCAGCTACTGCGTGTTGGGCGATCGCAACGTCATTCGCGAACACGTGACCATCAACCGGGCCACCGCACGGGGAGAGTCCACCCGCATCGGCAACGACAATCTTCTGATGGCCGGCGTCCACGTGGCTCACGACTGCCTGATCGGACATGACTGTGTGCTGGCCAATGGCGTGACCCTCGCCGGACACGTCACCGTCGAGGATCACGTGGTGATCGGGGGCATGTCCGGCCTGCATCAGTTCATCCGCGTGGGTCGAATGGCGATGATCGGAGCGATGAGCCGACTGGCACAGGATGTCCCGCCCTTCATGCTATGCGAGGGCAATCCCCCCCGCATTTTCGGCCCCAACGTGGTGGGCCTGCGTCGCCACCAGGTTCCAGCCTCGGCACGGGCCGACCTCAAGCGAGCGTTTCGGGCCCTGTTCCGGGAACAGCGCACGGTATCGCAAGCCCTGGCCGAGATCGCGCGATTGCCAGCCGGCCCCGAACTCGTGCATCTGGTGGATTTCATCCAGAGCAGCCAGCGTGGAATCTGCGGAATCGCCCGGGGGGATGCGGGCCTCGAGGCAGACGATTGA